A window of Ipomoea triloba cultivar NCNSP0323 chromosome 2, ASM357664v1 contains these coding sequences:
- the LOC116010511 gene encoding uncharacterized protein LOC116010511, translating into MGHKKRPIAPRSKPSVAPVEVAAVAVDGAAPPAPLESDTTALLVQEKSLIRHDQAVVESETNASSSYANIKLECERALTSLRRGNHNKALRLMKDLCAKHENSPNLALIYRVQGTVCVKVASIIDDPNVKNRHLKNAIDSARKSVMMSPNSIEFAHFYANLLYEAANDGKEYEEVVQECERALAIENPIDPAKESLQENQQKVSTPEARISHVQGELRNLIQRSNLASISTWVKNFGSGEEKFRLIPIRRMSEDPMELRLVQARKPNEIKKATKTPEERRKEIEVRVAAARLLQQKSESAQSFNDGERSLDLSAGTGQRGNERRKSGNARKNVSSMERRDCVRSYWNSMSTDMKKKLLRIRIVDLKSHFGSLKDGLANEVLSEALSFAEANKAWKFWTCCHCVERFADSESHIQHVINEHMCSLSPKLQSVLPQNVENEWVEMLLNCSWKPLDVNAAAKLLEKQLKCRVHGFLENTYTRNDVDESKDDISDPYCNVYGWDRSPIKKTFGDGCNGSTVDSREYDKNSEVWMDRDGNEGTKICPPSESWPIADDPERAKLLERINAVFQTLIKNKYLGSSHLSKVIHFAVEELQSLGYGSQLLNYNIDQTPLCICFLGAPELKKILKFLQELSHSCGLGRYPERSSAIDDINTGIQGVDAMEKIVFSEDGSCLLFDEHFKPCKLTPIMFHDGVVADSNPNSAAISSNIQCDNGGLLDSDELLSWIFMGTSSGEQLTSWSRSREEKAQQAMEIVRLLEKEFYELQGLCERKCEHLNYEEALQVVEDLCLEEGKKREHTIDFVRRSYDIALKKRRDELMESHHEATSTNYRFEIEAISSVLKDSESLNVNQFGFEDNYGGISSHLCDLESGEDDDWRVKDYLNQADSCVEVAIQRQKEHVSVELSKIDARIMRVVSGMQQLEVKLESVSAHDYRQILVPLVKSYLRAHLEDLAERDATEKSDAAREAFLAELARDSKKSSNVGSENAKHSHEKTRDKKKIKDYRKTKDLKGSNGNGLHVLHHDTAEEASFSVVHDGDGEDAELSIGGSNSITQEEEEQRRRIELEAEERKLEETLEYQRRIENEAKLKHLAEQHKKGARTLLEMPEAVPDTFLNYNEQDQVVNKQQGTTKKELLQSNGSPLEGHPKNSTVSDIHKAGIALGFSNGGFLEDGTLTSDRRAGRRSRRQKGSAKYNEEKCPPVTSGAENIEVGEVRPLDDSLEKKHAGESGPKTLRQLHVEDDDEERFQADLKKAVRQSLDTFHAHQKLPLIPRSGTAQISEMANLGVSCEDVATGIVNGIEVYGTGLKNEVGEYNCFLNVIIQSLWHLRRFRDEFLRSSSEHIHVGDPCVVCALYDIFTALSLASSETRRDAVAPNSLRIALSNLYPDRLLFQEGQMNDASEVLGVIFDCLHQSFASASGASDTESVDSSCMGSWDCANSACIVHSLFGMDVFERMNCYECGLESRHLKYSSFFHNINASALRTMKVMCQDSSFDELLNLVEMNHQLACDPDARGCGKHNHIHHFLSTPPHVFTTVLGWQNTCESVEDITATLVALSTEIDISVLYRGLDPKSKHCLVSVVCYYGQHYHCFAYSHDHERWIMYDDKTVKVIGSWADVLTMCERGHLQPQVLFFEAVN; encoded by the exons ATGGGGCACAAGAAGCGACCGATCGCTCCTCGCTCCAAACCCTCAGTTGCGCCGGTGGAGGTTGCGGCCGTTGCAGTCGACGGGGCGGCGCCACCGGCACCGCTCGAATCGGACACAACCGCACTTTTGGTTCAGGAGAAATCCTTGATTCGGCATGACCAGGCAGTGGTTGAATCGGAGACGAATGCTTCCTCGTCTTATGCTAATATCAAGCTCGAATGCGAGCGGGCTCTGACCTCCCTGCGTAGAGGGAACCACAACAAAGCCCTAAGGTTGATGAAGGACTTGTGTGCGAAGCATGAGAACTCGCCCAACTTGGCCTTGATTTATCGGGTCCAGGGCACTGTTTGTGTTAAAGTGGCATCTATTATTGATGATCCCAATGTGAAGAACAGGCATTTGAAGAATGCCATTGACAGTGCTAGGAAGTCAGTGATGATGTCCCCTAATTCTATTGAGTTTGCACATTTCTATGCAAATTTGTTGTATGAGGCTGCAAATGATGGGAAGGAATATGAGGAGGTTGTCCAGGAGTGTGAGAGGGCATTGGCAATTGAAAACCCTATTGATCCTGCAAAAGAGAGCTTACAGGAGAATCAACAGAAGGTATCCACTCCTGAGGCTCGGATATCCCATGTACAAGGTGAGCTAAGGAATTTGATTCAGAGATCTAACCTTGCATCTATTTCTACTTGGGTGAAAAACTTTGGAAGTGGTGAGGAGAAGTTCAGGTTGATACCAATTAGGAGGATGTCAGAGGACCCTATGGAGTTAAGATTAGTACAGGCAAGAAAGCCCAATGAAATTAAGAAGGCCACTAAGACACCTGAAGAAAGAAGGAAAGAGATTGAGGTTCGAGTGGCTGCCGCAAGACTATTGCAGCAGAAGTCGGAATCAGCTCAGTCATTTAATGATGGGGAAAGGAGCTTAGACTTATCAGCTGGGACAGGGCAGAGGGGAAATGAGAGAAGGAAGAGTGGAAATGCCAGGAAGAATGTGTCTTCCATGGAGAGAAGGGACTGTGTGCGGTCCTATTGGAATTCAATGAGTACAGATATGAAGAAAAAATTGCTTAGGATTAGGATTGTGGACCTCAAATCCCATTTCGGTTCTTTGAAGGATGGGTTGGCAAATGAAGTACTATCTGAAGCTTTATCATTTGCTGAAGCTAATAAAGCATGGAAATTTTGGACATGTTGCCACTGTGTTGAAAGATTTGCAGACTCTGAATCTCATATTCAGCATGTCATAAATGAGCACATGTGTAGTTTGTCTCCTAAGCTGCAGTCAGTGTTGCCTCAAAATGTGGAGAATGAGTGGGTTGAGATGCTTCTCAATTGTTCTTGGAAACCCTTAGATGTTAATGCTGCAGCAAAACTGCTTGAGAAACAATTAAAATGCCGGGTGCATGGTTTTCTAGAAAACACATATACAAGGAATGACGTGGATGAGTCTAAAGATGATATTTCTGATCCCTATTGTAATGTATATGGGTGGGATCGATCACCTATAAAGAAGACATTTGGAGATGGATGCAATGGAAGTACTGTTGACAGTAGAGAATATGATAAGAACTCAGAAGTTTGGATGGACCGTGATGGCAATGAAGGCACTAAGATTTGTCCTCCCTCTGAAAGCTGGCCAATAGCCGATGACCCTGAACGTGCAAAGCTTCTTGAAAGGATAAATGCTGTATTCCAAACACTGATTAAAAACAAATATCTTGGTTCTAGTCATCTGAGCAAGGTTATACATTTTGCAGTAGAGGAGCTCCAAAGTCTTGGTTATGGATCTCAGCTGCTCAACTACAATATTGATCAAACTCCCTTGTGCATTTGTTTTTTGGGTGCTCCTGAACTTAAGAAAATTCTGAAATTTCTTCAGGAGCTTTCTCATTCCTGTGGTCTCGGTAGGTATCCTGAGAGAAGTAGTGCCATAGATGATATTAATACTGGCATTCAGGGAGTTGATGCTATGGAGAAAATAGTTTTCAGCGAGGATGGTTCATGTTTATTGTTTGACGAGCATTTCAAGCCATGCAAGCTTACTCCCATCATGTTTCATGATGGAGTTGTTGCTGATTCTAATCCTAATTCTGCAGCAATTTCTTCTAATATCCAATGTGACAATGGAGGCTTACTTGATTCTGATGAATTGTTATCATGGATATTTATGGGCACATCAAGTGGCGAGCAGTTGACATCCTGGTCACGCTCAAGAGAAGAGAAAGCCCAACAGGCTATGGAAATTGTAAGATTACTTGAGAAGGAATTTTATGAACTTCAGGGCTTGTGTGAGAGAAAATGTGAGCATTTAAATTATGAGGAGGCTTTACAGGTGGTAGAAGATCTCTGTTTAGAAGAGGGTAAGAAAAGGGAGCACACAATAGATTTTGTCCGCCGAAGTTATGATATTGCCTTGAAGAAGCGGCGAGATGAACTCATGGAAAGTCATCATGAGGCTACTAGTACCAACTACAGGTTTGAGATTGAAGCCATTTCAAGTGTTCTAAAAGACTCAGAATCTCTTAATGTTAATCAGTTTGGATTTGAAGATAACTATGGTGGAATTTCATCTCATCTTTGTGATTTGGAATCTGGTGAAGATGATGATTGGAGGGTGAAAGACTACCTTAATCAGGCAGACTCATGTGTAGAAGTTGCAATACAGAGACAGAAGGAACATGTCTCAGTTGAG CTGAGCAAAATTGATGCAAGAATCATGCGGGTAGTTAGTGGGATGCAGCAGTTGGAAGTTAAGCTTGAATCTGTGTCTGCCCATGATTATAGACAGATCTTAGTTCCTCTAGTGAAGTCATATCTGCGG GCCCACTTGGAGGATCTAGCAGAGAGAGATGCCACAGAGAAATCTGATGCTGCAAGAGAAGCATTTCTGGCAGAACTTGCCCGTGATTCCAAGAAGAGCTCAAATGTAGGAAGTGAGAATGCAAAACATTCACATGAAAAGACAAGGGATAAGAAAAAGATCAAGGATTATCGGAAAACCAAGGATTTAAAG GGTTCTAATGGGAATGGATTGCATGTACTTCACCATGACACTGCTGAAGAGGC CTCGTTTTCAGTTGTTCATGATGGAGACGGTGAAGATGCTGAGCTTTCTATTGGGGGAAGCAACTCTATAACtcaggaggaggaggagcaaAGACGCAGGATTGAGCTTGAAGCAGAGGAAAGAAAGCTTGAAGAAACTTTGGAGTATCAAAGACGAATTGAGAATGAGGCTAAACTAAAGCATCTTGCTGAACAACATAAAAAAGGTGCAAGAACACTTCTGGAGATGCCTGAAGCAGTGCCCGATACTTTTTTGAATTACAATGAGCAAGATCAAGTTGTCAATAAGCAACAGGGAACTACCAAGAAG GAATTGCTTCAGAGTAATGGATCTCCATTGGAGGGCCATCCAAAGAACTCCACGGTTTCAGATATACACAAAGCTGGTATTGCCCTTG GGTTTTCTAATGGAGGATTTCTTGAGGATGGTACTTTGACTTCTGATCGACGGGCAGGAAGACGAAGTAGGCGTCAGAAGGGTTCAGCAAAATATAATGAAGAAAAGTGTCCACCAGTTACTTCTGGAGCGGAAAATATTGAAGTTGGTGAAGTGAGACCTTTGGATGACTCACTAG AAAAAAAGCATGCTGGAGAGAGTGGCCCGAAAACGTTGAGACAGCTGCATGTggaggatgatgatgaagaaaggTTTCAAGCTGATCTTAAGAAAGCTGTACGACAAAGCCTTG ACACATTCCATGCACATCAAAAGTTACCCTTGATACCTCGTTCTGGGACAGCACAGATCTCAGAGATGGCTAATTTAGGAGTTTCATGTGAGGATGTTGCCACTGGGATTGTTAATGGAATTGAAGTATATGGAACAGGGCTAAAGAATGAAGTTGGTGAATATAATTGCTTCCTAAATGTAATTATTCAG TCATTGTGGCATCTAAGACGATTTCGAGATGAATTCTTGAGATCATCTTCAGAGCATATTCATGTTGGTGATCCTTGTGTTGTATGCGCTTTATATGATATCTTTACTGCTCTGAGCTTGGCATCTTCTGAAACACGAAGAGATGCTGTTGCTCCTAATTCCCTGAGGATTGCCCTGAGCAACCTGTATCCTGATAGGTTGCTCTTCCAGGAG GGCCAGATGAACGATGCTTCTGAGGTGCTGGGCGTAATATTTGATTGCTTGCATCAATCATTTGCATCAGCCTCAGGTGCTTCTGATACAGAATCAGTAGACAGCAGTTGTATGGGCTCTTGGGATTGTGCAAACAGTGCTTGTATTGTACACTCTCTTTTTGGAATGGATGTTTTTGAACGGATGAACTGCTACGAATGTGGATTAGAGTCTAGACATCTGAAATATAGCTCTTTCTTTCACAATATTAATGCAAGTGCTCTCCGAACAATGAAG GTTATGTGTCAAGATAGCTCCTTTGATGAGCTTCTGAATCTTGTAGAGATGAACCACCAGTTGGCTTGTGATCCAGATGCTCGCGGATGTGGGAAACATAACCATATCCATCATTTCCTATCAACTCCACCACATGTTTTCACAACAG TTCTGGGTTGGCAGAATACTTGTGAGAGTGTTGAAGACATAACGGCAACATTAGTGGCCTTATCTACTGAGATAGATATCAGTGTCCTTTATCGTGGCCTTGATCCAAAGAGCAAACATTGCCTTGTTTCAGTG GTCTGCTACTATGGACAGCATTATCACTGTTTTGCGTACAGTCATGACCATGAACGGTGGATCATGTATGACGACAAGACTGTGaag GTGATTGGCAGCTGGGCTGATGTACTCACCATGTGTGAAAGAGGGCATTTGCAACCACAAGTCCTATTCTTTGAAGCTGTAAACTAA